Proteins from a genomic interval of Odontesthes bonariensis isolate fOdoBon6 chromosome 7, fOdoBon6.hap1, whole genome shotgun sequence:
- the LOC142383735 gene encoding UPF0606 protein KIAA1549 isoform X2 — translation MAGLVSTLGWAVMLTALLHTQHAVFFGITVLVTVIAADSPVADESLLDSTQNPMGFLGDIPSPTGSSPSALPDSHYTTFETPESPGALPSISDPNDEARTADTMLFQLGHNAYENSKSQMPREKTHILTTPLLKTLKPFLGSSPQFEASAKHATDLKMVRTDSSFQTNTSITSLSPSAFTRSTPHLVLHSEEQVTSSKQQDSASEKTLPIMTFMSGQPLEPPKLSLSDSLANESYSQIGNSSQLSPSIVPLVESKREIQSPAYNVPFITPHHTKIFAEPTELSPEDYYPTNTMEVDWGSGDYLETMSFYNSDGDAYSLVTKVPSDPYDLEDYTESYDTSFPSRVGISPSSLNPLYVSTSASLMTANSAIVPHKSINPSTISTTVHITLEPISTPNTDISDVSDIDWADTFTIQPTDVLLPDMNSLEYYTTQLTKENNRTETGAEHGGNVTVVSINATEITPTIGFTSDTNLTEDESSGDLSGFEAHDVLTTVATTEESPQSINISEPFLDPSIVPTYFFDTSSSTWLGQVSTTDWSTHTSIVGMDTALAEPSVTPVLPEDLISSSSMTDVHWFVTDSFSESTIHTTTVLTATIAFSPTPTDPAENSTASTTELTFQDSTFTTEETPNMSSVSTDSTSHNVTIVPPVMLGDQGVTEDGADIPDTMTLIPTSSEVNTVSAAPTSTAATATPHQTTTRLIATTEASTAVNIISATSEKTTATTTRQYLCRHDRPAYLTKIGFPSGATVGYAKSQIRDILKGEFNKSLELQVVDPPPRFVFRAVSGPIVYTAISVINALRRSGRRFLSVSPNLKTADRKHQVHTVLQFVPGPIDVRYCNFSESIEKGLTMAFAEVRRRSKESTNFTVHIVNITVASPKYEEQRLVSQPVDITFTVSGSRGYLMGSEISNALMKLTVVEFSYYMGFPVLQIAEPFHYPELNTSHLLRSSWVRTVLLGVLDQKVGERTFQANMERRVAITLGEAMGVVRRVKRATTIGNSSVQVVSASRLTGADNPLELVYFVEGPSGERMPAVQTANLLNSLDVQRAAIILGYRVQGILAQPVEKVASSPSETENTNMWIVIGVVIPVLVVIVIISILYWKLCRTDKLEFQPDAMTAIQQRQKKPVAPPKSKQSMNNQEERKEEEEEEEEEEEEEEEEEEEEEEEEEEEEEWDSEDEEEDEEEDEKRKLKKKETTSEKQRGQESKAVLKKPGGLTTEEKMKVLSKGRRAKEELQAPSVKGFDFAKLHLGQQSKDDVMVIQESVPPEHGSGPLPVLIKDGLSPSENGEIPTPKSKTSASSTKASRSGRRRERISPSDGDSVVSDHSSERESTEENLRAQATPSDSKQTRKVPINVLNGPPPMNGAANEQQSSASIFEHVDRISRATDASRRLSNKVQLIAMQPMPVPPLHSPPINGKLSNTNQINKEIQVALRHKSEIEHHRNKIRLRAKRKGHYDFPTMDDMISGLGDAKDQDHIYQKAQTQISKILDPDTQMPSIFMESKKSGRGRRSPKQRLKDQLNGGMMEADKDHLITEDIDAYRKCPGVNNVAYVSDPDQGPGSPHRSPSPTDDVFLGPASSPPGHAPPPPPYMPPQPSIEEARQQMHSLLDDAFALVSPTSQGSTAGITLPGVNSNPQCSSPPGRGPRAWGPSYQALGPLPGRFTELGMSSAAVQGLTPRQGLGSSYLPPGETAGHSEQLQPDSLYSSRGLYADELPSSARPRPVGGTTGAQLHHLTQVGLSSRMNGYPAGVRAAPGQNGGIGWNHYHDDNLSKAEPEKDVMHRSGIREPTAPPTHLDSLGVGYMTAPQPLDISPPIQSSASLIKAIREELLRLSQKQAAVPSYHS, via the exons ATGAATCTCTGTTGGACTCTACACAGAACCCTATGGGATTTCTTGGAGATATTCCAAGTCCAACAGGATCGTCACCATCGGCCTTACCAGACTCACATTATACTACATTTGAAACCCCAGAGTCGCCTGGTGCCCTGCCATCCATTTCTGACCCAAATGATGAAGCTCGGACTGCCGACACCATGCTTTTTCAATTGGGACATAATGCATATGAAAACTCCAAATCCCAAATGCCAAGGGAAAAAACGCATATTCTGACAACTCCATTATTAAAGACTTTAAAACCTTTTCTGGGGTCTAGTCCACAATTTGAGGCATCAGCTAAACACGCCACAGACTTGAAGATGGTCAGGACAGATTCAAGCTTTCAGACAAATACATCCATAACATCCTTAAGCCCCTCTGCTTTTACAAGATCAACACCTCATCTAGTTCTTCATTCTGAGGAGCAGGTTACTTCTAGTAAGCAGCAGGATAGCGCATCAGAAAAAACACTGCCCATCATGACCTTTATGTCTGGTCAGCCTCTTGAACCCCCAAAACTGTCTCTCTCTGACTCTTTGGCCAATGAATCATATAGTCAAATAGGGAATTCAAGCCAGCTGAGCCCCAGCATTGTCCCCTTGGTGGAGAGCAAACGTGAGATTCAGTCCCCTGCATACAATGTGCCTTTCATCACGCCCCACCATACAAAAATTTTTGCTGAACCCACTGAGTTGTCTCCAGAGGACTACTACCCCACCAACACCATGGAAGTGGACTGGGGGTCTGGAGATTACCTTGAAACGATGTCTTTCTACAATTCAGATGGAGATGCGTATTCTCTGGTCACCAAGGTGCCCTCTGATCCATATGATCTGGAGGACTACACAGAAAGCTATGACACATCCTTTCCTTCCAGAGTGGGAATATCCCCCTCATCCCTAAATCCTCTTTATGTCTCAACCTCTGCCAGCCTTATGACAGCAAACAGCGCCATTGTTCCTCATAAATCTATTAATCCTTCAACAATCTCTACAACAGTTCACATTACACTGGAGCCCATTTCCACACCCAACACTGATATATCTGACGTATCAGACATTGATTGGGCAGATACGTTCACAATCCAACCAACAGATGTGCTCTTACCTGACATGAACAGCTTAGAGTATTACACCACTCAGTTGACCAAGGAGAACAACCGCACAGAAACTGGCGCTGAACACGGAGGGAATGTTACTGTAGTGTCCATCAATGCCACAGAGATCACTCCCACCATTGGCTTCACCAGTGATACTAATCTGACTGAGGATGAGTCCTCCGGTGATCTGTCAGGGTTTGAGGCTCACGATGTATTGACCACGGTAGCAACAACAGAGGAGAGTCCTCAGTCGATCAATATCTCTGAGCCTTTTCTCGATCCTTCAATAGTCCCAACTTATTTCTTTGATACCTCATCTTCCACATGGCTTGGTCAGGTGTCCACAACAGATTGGTCCACACATACAAGCATTGTAGGAATGGACACTGCATTAGCGGAACCTAGTGTGACACCTGTGCTGCCAGAAGATCTGATATCTTCCTCCTCTATGACAGATGTTCATTGGTTTGTTACAGATTCTTTCTCAGAAAGCACCATACACACTACTACTGTCTTAACTGCTACTATAGCCTTCTCACCCACTCCCACTGACCCTGCTGAAAACAGCACTGCTAGCACAACAGAACTAACTTTCCAAGATTCAACCTTTACAACTGAAGAAACTCCCAATATGTCTTCAGTTTCAACTGATTCCACATCGCACAATGTCACCATAGTACCCCCGGTTATGTTGGGGGATCAAGGCGTGACCGAAGATGGAGCTGACATCCCAGACACCATGACCTTGATCCCAACAAGCAGTGAAGTTAATACAGTCTCTGCTGCACCCACAAGTACAGCTGCCACAGCTACTCCTCATCAAACTACAACTAGACTTATTGCCACCACTGAGGCCTCAACTGCTGTCAACATCATCTCTGCTACCAGTGAAAAGaccacagcaacaacaacaaggcAGTACCTCTGCAGACATGACAGGCCTGCTTATTTAACAAAGATTG GTTTTCCTTCTGGGGCCACCGTTGGATATGCCAAATCTCAAATCAGAGACATACTGAAAGGAGAATTCAACAAATCATTGGAGTTGCAG GTGGTGGACCCCCCACCCAGATTTGTGTTCCGGGCGGTGTCCGGTCCAATTGTGTACACAGCCATATCTGTCATCAATGCTCTGCGAAGGTCTGGGCGCCGCTTCCTATCTGTATCCCCCAACTTAAAGACAGCTGACCGTAAACATCAAGTCCACACAG TGCTGCAGTTTGTTCCTGGTCCCATTGACGTGCGGTACTGCAACTTCAGTGAGAGCATCGAGAAAGGTTTGACCATGGCCtttgcagaagtgcgccggcgCTCAAAGGAGTCGACCAACTTCACAGTGCAT ATTGTAAACATCACCGTGGCTTCTCCTAAATATGAGGAACAACGGCTCGTGAGTCAGCCAGTGGACATCACCTTCACTGTTAGTGGTTCGAGGGGTTATCTGATGGGGTCAGAGATCAGCAATGCTCTGATGAAACTCACTGTTGTGGAATTCAGCTATTACATGGGCTTTCCTGTACTGCAGATTGCTGAAC CATTTCATTATCCAGAGCTAAACACCAGCCATTTGCTTCGCTCCTCCTGGGTTAGAACAG TCCTCTTAGGTGTACTGGACCAGAAAGTGGGGGAAAGAACCTTTCAAGCAAACATGGAGCGCCGGGTGGCTATTACACTTGGGGAGGCAATGGGAGTAGTGAGACGGGTTAAAAGAGCCACCACTATAGGCAACAGCAGTGTTCAG GTTGTAAGTGCAAGCCGGCTGACAGGTGCAGACAACCCCTTGGAATTAGTGTATTTTGTGGAGGGTCCCAGTGGTGAGAGAATGCCTGCCGTCCAAACAGCCAACCTGCTTAATAGCCTGGATGTTCAGAGGGCTGCCATTATCTTGGGATATCGTGTACAAGGCATTTTGGCTCAGC CTGTCGAGAAGGTCGCATCCTCCCCCTCCGAAACTGAGAACACAAACATGTGGATCGTCATTGGGGTGGTGATTCCCGTCCTCGTGGTCATTGTCATCATTTCCATCCTCTACTGGAAACTGTGTCGGACAGACAAGTTGGAGTTTCAGCCAGATGCCATGACTGCCATCCAGCAGAGACAAAAG AAACCAGTAGCTCCTCCAAAGAGCAAACAAAGTATGAACAACcaggaagaaagaaaggaagaagaggaggaggaggaggaggaggaagaagaggaggaggaggaagaagaagaagaggaggaagaagaagaagaagaagaggaatgGGATtctgaagatgaagaagaagatgaggaagaggatgaaaagaggaaacttaaaaagaaagaaactacaTCTGAAAAGCAGAGGGGACAAGAGAGTAAAGCTGTGTTAAAGAAACCAGGGGGGCTGACGACAGAGGAGAAGATGAAAGTTTTGTCTAAAGGGAGGAGAGCCAAGGAGGAG TTACAGGCACCCAGTGTGAAAGGATTTGACTTTGCCAAGCTTCATCTTGGCCAGCAGAGTAAAGATGATGTCATGGTGATCCAGGAGTCTGTTCCGCCAGAGCATGGCTCTGGGCCGCTCCCTGTATTGATTAAAGATGGCCTTAGTCCATCTGAAAATGGAGAGATCCCCACACCAAAATCCAAAACCTCAGCATCCTCCACAAAGGCATCTCGCAGCGGTCGAAGGCGAGAAAG GATCTCCCCGTCAGACGGTGACTCGGTGGTGAGTGATCATTCTAGTGAGCGGGAATCGACAGAGGAGAACCTGAGAGCCCAGGCCACGCCCAGCGACAGCAAGCAGACCCGTAAGGTCCccataaatgttttaaatg GCCCTCCACCTATGAATGGTGCAGCAAATGAGCAGCAGTCCTCAGCCTCCATCTTTGAGCATGTTGATCGGATCTCTCGTGCCACGGATGCAAGCAGGAGGCTTTCCAATAAAGTCCAGCTAATTGCCATGCAGCCCATGCCTGTCCCACCACTGCACAGTCCACCGATCAACGGCAAACTGTCCAATACAAACCAAATCAACAAAGAG ATTCAGGTAGCATTGAGACACAAGTCAGAGATTGAACACCATCGTAACAAGATTCGTTTGCGCGCCAAAAGGAAGGGTCACTACGACTTCCCTACAATGGATGACATGATTAGTGGCCTCGGAGATGCAAAGGACCAAGATCACATCTACCAAAAAGCCCAGACCCAAATCAGTAAGATCCTGGACCCAGACACTCAGATGCCCTCCATCTTCATGGAATCCAAGAAGAG TGGTCGTGGGAGGCGCTCTCCTAAACAAAGGTTGAAGGATCAGCTGAATGGAGGCATGATGGAAGCAGACAAAGACCACCTCATCACTGAGGACATCGATGCTTACAGAAAGTGCCCTGGTGTCAACAATGTAGCCTATGTG TCGGACCCTGACCAAGGCCCAGGATCCCCTCACAGGAGCCCCTCCCCCACAGATGATGTCTTTCTAGGTCCTGCTTCCTCACCTCCAGGCCATGCCCCTCCCCCACCACCCTACATGCCTCCACAGCCCTCCATTGAGGAGGCGCGTCAGCAGATGCACTCCCTGCTGGATGATGCCTTTGCTCTTGTGTCGCCCACCTCTCAGGGCAGCACAGCAGGGATCACTCTCCCCGGAGTCAACAGCAACCCCCAATGCTCCAGCCCTCCAGGCCGTGGCCCTAGAGCTTGGGGTCCCTCCTACCAAGCTCTTGGCCCCCTCCCTGGT AGATTCACTGAGCTGGGCATGTCCTCTGCTGCAGTGCAAGGCCTGACACCAAG acaGGGCCTTGGCTCCAGCTACCTGCCACCAGGAGAAACAGCAGGGCACAGCGAGCAGCTCCAGCCAGACAGCCTGTACTCCAGCAGGGGCCTCTATGCTGATGAGCTGCCCTCTTCTGCCCGACCACGTCCGGTGGGGGGAACCACAG GTGCCCAACTCCATCATCTCACACAGGTGGGCTTGTCCAGCCGGATGAATGGTTACCCAGCAGGAGTCAGGGCTGCTCCAGGCCAGAACGGAGGCATAGGCTGGAACCATTACCATGATGACAATTTATCCAAGGCAGAACCAGAAAAAGATGTA ATGCACAGGAGTGGAATTAGGGAGCCCACAGC
- the LOC142383735 gene encoding UPF0606 protein KIAA1549 isoform X1: MAGLVSTLGWAVMLTALLHTQHAVFFGITVLVTVIAADSPVADESLLDSTQNPMGFLGDIPSPTGSSPSALPDSHYTTFETPESPGALPSISDPNDEARTADTMLFQLGHNAYENSKSQMPREKTHILTTPLLKTLKPFLGSSPQFEASAKHATDLKMVRTDSSFQTNTSITSLSPSAFTRSTPHLVLHSEEQVTSSKQQDSASEKTLPIMTFMSGQPLEPPKLSLSDSLANESYSQIGNSSQLSPSIVPLVESKREIQSPAYNVPFITPHHTKIFAEPTELSPEDYYPTNTMEVDWGSGDYLETMSFYNSDGDAYSLVTKVPSDPYDLEDYTESYDTSFPSRVGISPSSLNPLYVSTSASLMTANSAIVPHKSINPSTISTTVHITLEPISTPNTDISDVSDIDWADTFTIQPTDVLLPDMNSLEYYTTQLTKENNRTETGAEHGGNVTVVSINATEITPTIGFTSDTNLTEDESSGDLSGFEAHDVLTTVATTEESPQSINISEPFLDPSIVPTYFFDTSSSTWLGQVSTTDWSTHTSIVGMDTALAEPSVTPVLPEDLISSSSMTDVHWFVTDSFSESTIHTTTVLTATIAFSPTPTDPAENSTASTTELTFQDSTFTTEETPNMSSVSTDSTSHNVTIVPPVMLGDQGVTEDGADIPDTMTLIPTSSEVNTVSAAPTSTAATATPHQTTTRLIATTEASTAVNIISATSEKTTATTTRQYLCRHDRPAYLTKIGFPSGATVGYAKSQIRDILKGEFNKSLELQVVDPPPRFVFRAVSGPIVYTAISVINALRRSGRRFLSVSPNLKTADRKHQVHTVLQFVPGPIDVRYCNFSESIEKGLTMAFAEVRRRSKESTNFTVHIVNITVASPKYEEQRLVSQPVDITFTVSGSRGYLMGSEISNALMKLTVVEFSYYMGFPVLQIAEPFHYPELNTSHLLRSSWVRTVLLGVLDQKVGERTFQANMERRVAITLGEAMGVVRRVKRATTIGNSSVQVVSASRLTGADNPLELVYFVEGPSGERMPAVQTANLLNSLDVQRAAIILGYRVQGILAQPVEKVASSPSETENTNMWIVIGVVIPVLVVIVIISILYWKLCRTDKLEFQPDAMTAIQQRQKKPVAPPKSKQSMNNQEERKEEEEEEEEEEEEEEEEEEEEEEEEEEEEEWDSEDEEEDEEEDEKRKLKKKETTSEKQRGQESKAVLKKPGGLTTEEKMKVLSKGRRAKEELQAPSVKGFDFAKLHLGQQSKDDVMVIQESVPPEHGSGPLPVLIKDGLSPSENGEIPTPKSKTSASSTKASRSGRRRERISPSDGDSVVSDHSSERESTEENLRAQATPSDSKQTRKVPINVLNGKNRIGPPPMNGAANEQQSSASIFEHVDRISRATDASRRLSNKVQLIAMQPMPVPPLHSPPINGKLSNTNQINKEIQVALRHKSEIEHHRNKIRLRAKRKGHYDFPTMDDMISGLGDAKDQDHIYQKAQTQISKILDPDTQMPSIFMESKKSGRGRRSPKQRLKDQLNGGMMEADKDHLITEDIDAYRKCPGVNNVAYVSDPDQGPGSPHRSPSPTDDVFLGPASSPPGHAPPPPPYMPPQPSIEEARQQMHSLLDDAFALVSPTSQGSTAGITLPGVNSNPQCSSPPGRGPRAWGPSYQALGPLPGRFTELGMSSAAVQGLTPRQGLGSSYLPPGETAGHSEQLQPDSLYSSRGLYADELPSSARPRPVGGTTGAQLHHLTQVGLSSRMNGYPAGVRAAPGQNGGIGWNHYHDDNLSKAEPEKDVMHRSGIREPTAPPTHLDSLGVGYMTAPQPLDISPPIQSSASLIKAIREELLRLSQKQAAVPSYHS; the protein is encoded by the exons ATGAATCTCTGTTGGACTCTACACAGAACCCTATGGGATTTCTTGGAGATATTCCAAGTCCAACAGGATCGTCACCATCGGCCTTACCAGACTCACATTATACTACATTTGAAACCCCAGAGTCGCCTGGTGCCCTGCCATCCATTTCTGACCCAAATGATGAAGCTCGGACTGCCGACACCATGCTTTTTCAATTGGGACATAATGCATATGAAAACTCCAAATCCCAAATGCCAAGGGAAAAAACGCATATTCTGACAACTCCATTATTAAAGACTTTAAAACCTTTTCTGGGGTCTAGTCCACAATTTGAGGCATCAGCTAAACACGCCACAGACTTGAAGATGGTCAGGACAGATTCAAGCTTTCAGACAAATACATCCATAACATCCTTAAGCCCCTCTGCTTTTACAAGATCAACACCTCATCTAGTTCTTCATTCTGAGGAGCAGGTTACTTCTAGTAAGCAGCAGGATAGCGCATCAGAAAAAACACTGCCCATCATGACCTTTATGTCTGGTCAGCCTCTTGAACCCCCAAAACTGTCTCTCTCTGACTCTTTGGCCAATGAATCATATAGTCAAATAGGGAATTCAAGCCAGCTGAGCCCCAGCATTGTCCCCTTGGTGGAGAGCAAACGTGAGATTCAGTCCCCTGCATACAATGTGCCTTTCATCACGCCCCACCATACAAAAATTTTTGCTGAACCCACTGAGTTGTCTCCAGAGGACTACTACCCCACCAACACCATGGAAGTGGACTGGGGGTCTGGAGATTACCTTGAAACGATGTCTTTCTACAATTCAGATGGAGATGCGTATTCTCTGGTCACCAAGGTGCCCTCTGATCCATATGATCTGGAGGACTACACAGAAAGCTATGACACATCCTTTCCTTCCAGAGTGGGAATATCCCCCTCATCCCTAAATCCTCTTTATGTCTCAACCTCTGCCAGCCTTATGACAGCAAACAGCGCCATTGTTCCTCATAAATCTATTAATCCTTCAACAATCTCTACAACAGTTCACATTACACTGGAGCCCATTTCCACACCCAACACTGATATATCTGACGTATCAGACATTGATTGGGCAGATACGTTCACAATCCAACCAACAGATGTGCTCTTACCTGACATGAACAGCTTAGAGTATTACACCACTCAGTTGACCAAGGAGAACAACCGCACAGAAACTGGCGCTGAACACGGAGGGAATGTTACTGTAGTGTCCATCAATGCCACAGAGATCACTCCCACCATTGGCTTCACCAGTGATACTAATCTGACTGAGGATGAGTCCTCCGGTGATCTGTCAGGGTTTGAGGCTCACGATGTATTGACCACGGTAGCAACAACAGAGGAGAGTCCTCAGTCGATCAATATCTCTGAGCCTTTTCTCGATCCTTCAATAGTCCCAACTTATTTCTTTGATACCTCATCTTCCACATGGCTTGGTCAGGTGTCCACAACAGATTGGTCCACACATACAAGCATTGTAGGAATGGACACTGCATTAGCGGAACCTAGTGTGACACCTGTGCTGCCAGAAGATCTGATATCTTCCTCCTCTATGACAGATGTTCATTGGTTTGTTACAGATTCTTTCTCAGAAAGCACCATACACACTACTACTGTCTTAACTGCTACTATAGCCTTCTCACCCACTCCCACTGACCCTGCTGAAAACAGCACTGCTAGCACAACAGAACTAACTTTCCAAGATTCAACCTTTACAACTGAAGAAACTCCCAATATGTCTTCAGTTTCAACTGATTCCACATCGCACAATGTCACCATAGTACCCCCGGTTATGTTGGGGGATCAAGGCGTGACCGAAGATGGAGCTGACATCCCAGACACCATGACCTTGATCCCAACAAGCAGTGAAGTTAATACAGTCTCTGCTGCACCCACAAGTACAGCTGCCACAGCTACTCCTCATCAAACTACAACTAGACTTATTGCCACCACTGAGGCCTCAACTGCTGTCAACATCATCTCTGCTACCAGTGAAAAGaccacagcaacaacaacaaggcAGTACCTCTGCAGACATGACAGGCCTGCTTATTTAACAAAGATTG GTTTTCCTTCTGGGGCCACCGTTGGATATGCCAAATCTCAAATCAGAGACATACTGAAAGGAGAATTCAACAAATCATTGGAGTTGCAG GTGGTGGACCCCCCACCCAGATTTGTGTTCCGGGCGGTGTCCGGTCCAATTGTGTACACAGCCATATCTGTCATCAATGCTCTGCGAAGGTCTGGGCGCCGCTTCCTATCTGTATCCCCCAACTTAAAGACAGCTGACCGTAAACATCAAGTCCACACAG TGCTGCAGTTTGTTCCTGGTCCCATTGACGTGCGGTACTGCAACTTCAGTGAGAGCATCGAGAAAGGTTTGACCATGGCCtttgcagaagtgcgccggcgCTCAAAGGAGTCGACCAACTTCACAGTGCAT ATTGTAAACATCACCGTGGCTTCTCCTAAATATGAGGAACAACGGCTCGTGAGTCAGCCAGTGGACATCACCTTCACTGTTAGTGGTTCGAGGGGTTATCTGATGGGGTCAGAGATCAGCAATGCTCTGATGAAACTCACTGTTGTGGAATTCAGCTATTACATGGGCTTTCCTGTACTGCAGATTGCTGAAC CATTTCATTATCCAGAGCTAAACACCAGCCATTTGCTTCGCTCCTCCTGGGTTAGAACAG TCCTCTTAGGTGTACTGGACCAGAAAGTGGGGGAAAGAACCTTTCAAGCAAACATGGAGCGCCGGGTGGCTATTACACTTGGGGAGGCAATGGGAGTAGTGAGACGGGTTAAAAGAGCCACCACTATAGGCAACAGCAGTGTTCAG GTTGTAAGTGCAAGCCGGCTGACAGGTGCAGACAACCCCTTGGAATTAGTGTATTTTGTGGAGGGTCCCAGTGGTGAGAGAATGCCTGCCGTCCAAACAGCCAACCTGCTTAATAGCCTGGATGTTCAGAGGGCTGCCATTATCTTGGGATATCGTGTACAAGGCATTTTGGCTCAGC CTGTCGAGAAGGTCGCATCCTCCCCCTCCGAAACTGAGAACACAAACATGTGGATCGTCATTGGGGTGGTGATTCCCGTCCTCGTGGTCATTGTCATCATTTCCATCCTCTACTGGAAACTGTGTCGGACAGACAAGTTGGAGTTTCAGCCAGATGCCATGACTGCCATCCAGCAGAGACAAAAG AAACCAGTAGCTCCTCCAAAGAGCAAACAAAGTATGAACAACcaggaagaaagaaaggaagaagaggaggaggaggaggaggaggaagaagaggaggaggaggaagaagaagaagaggaggaagaagaagaagaagaagaggaatgGGATtctgaagatgaagaagaagatgaggaagaggatgaaaagaggaaacttaaaaagaaagaaactacaTCTGAAAAGCAGAGGGGACAAGAGAGTAAAGCTGTGTTAAAGAAACCAGGGGGGCTGACGACAGAGGAGAAGATGAAAGTTTTGTCTAAAGGGAGGAGAGCCAAGGAGGAG TTACAGGCACCCAGTGTGAAAGGATTTGACTTTGCCAAGCTTCATCTTGGCCAGCAGAGTAAAGATGATGTCATGGTGATCCAGGAGTCTGTTCCGCCAGAGCATGGCTCTGGGCCGCTCCCTGTATTGATTAAAGATGGCCTTAGTCCATCTGAAAATGGAGAGATCCCCACACCAAAATCCAAAACCTCAGCATCCTCCACAAAGGCATCTCGCAGCGGTCGAAGGCGAGAAAG GATCTCCCCGTCAGACGGTGACTCGGTGGTGAGTGATCATTCTAGTGAGCGGGAATCGACAGAGGAGAACCTGAGAGCCCAGGCCACGCCCAGCGACAGCAAGCAGACCCGTAAGGTCCccataaatgttttaaatg GCAAGAATAGAATTG GCCCTCCACCTATGAATGGTGCAGCAAATGAGCAGCAGTCCTCAGCCTCCATCTTTGAGCATGTTGATCGGATCTCTCGTGCCACGGATGCAAGCAGGAGGCTTTCCAATAAAGTCCAGCTAATTGCCATGCAGCCCATGCCTGTCCCACCACTGCACAGTCCACCGATCAACGGCAAACTGTCCAATACAAACCAAATCAACAAAGAG ATTCAGGTAGCATTGAGACACAAGTCAGAGATTGAACACCATCGTAACAAGATTCGTTTGCGCGCCAAAAGGAAGGGTCACTACGACTTCCCTACAATGGATGACATGATTAGTGGCCTCGGAGATGCAAAGGACCAAGATCACATCTACCAAAAAGCCCAGACCCAAATCAGTAAGATCCTGGACCCAGACACTCAGATGCCCTCCATCTTCATGGAATCCAAGAAGAG TGGTCGTGGGAGGCGCTCTCCTAAACAAAGGTTGAAGGATCAGCTGAATGGAGGCATGATGGAAGCAGACAAAGACCACCTCATCACTGAGGACATCGATGCTTACAGAAAGTGCCCTGGTGTCAACAATGTAGCCTATGTG TCGGACCCTGACCAAGGCCCAGGATCCCCTCACAGGAGCCCCTCCCCCACAGATGATGTCTTTCTAGGTCCTGCTTCCTCACCTCCAGGCCATGCCCCTCCCCCACCACCCTACATGCCTCCACAGCCCTCCATTGAGGAGGCGCGTCAGCAGATGCACTCCCTGCTGGATGATGCCTTTGCTCTTGTGTCGCCCACCTCTCAGGGCAGCACAGCAGGGATCACTCTCCCCGGAGTCAACAGCAACCCCCAATGCTCCAGCCCTCCAGGCCGTGGCCCTAGAGCTTGGGGTCCCTCCTACCAAGCTCTTGGCCCCCTCCCTGGT AGATTCACTGAGCTGGGCATGTCCTCTGCTGCAGTGCAAGGCCTGACACCAAG acaGGGCCTTGGCTCCAGCTACCTGCCACCAGGAGAAACAGCAGGGCACAGCGAGCAGCTCCAGCCAGACAGCCTGTACTCCAGCAGGGGCCTCTATGCTGATGAGCTGCCCTCTTCTGCCCGACCACGTCCGGTGGGGGGAACCACAG GTGCCCAACTCCATCATCTCACACAGGTGGGCTTGTCCAGCCGGATGAATGGTTACCCAGCAGGAGTCAGGGCTGCTCCAGGCCAGAACGGAGGCATAGGCTGGAACCATTACCATGATGACAATTTATCCAAGGCAGAACCAGAAAAAGATGTA ATGCACAGGAGTGGAATTAGGGAGCCCACAGC